A window of Macrotis lagotis isolate mMagLag1 chromosome X, bilby.v1.9.chrom.fasta, whole genome shotgun sequence contains these coding sequences:
- the LOC141501437 gene encoding LOW QUALITY PROTEIN: intraflagellar transport-associated protein-like (The sequence of the model RefSeq protein was modified relative to this genomic sequence to represent the inferred CDS: inserted 2 bases in 1 codon) has protein sequence MPVQLLGLGVMDEDQLIKQALDQFINRHDQTYEEFLNTFTHLSKDHQVIKNQRSGTDXAENNFAQFLLPNLSCYLASQSLEEEQIMIDEGQKVGISIQGDLNYAGKLKVDNFLDLEDFDMDEETHHKLCPEKLLLPGAVEEMVHFSASCYTPSFDQHSHPEPKIWPTKQPMSRHLEEVSGDEVQPFTLDEDFDYDNVMLTPKFSSDEMKTVLKKLSRLNPNMQA, from the exons ATGCCTGTTCAGTTGTTGGGATTAGGGGTCATGGATGAAGATCAGTTAATTAAACAAGCCCTGGATCAGTTTATTAATCGCCATGATCAGACATACGAAGAATTTTTGAATACTTTCACTCATCTTTCAAAAGATCATCAAGTGATCAAGAACCAAAGGTCTGGAACAGA TGCAGAAAACAACTTTGCCCAGTTCCTGCTTCCCAACCTTTCATGCTATCTTGCCTCACAGTCTCTGGAGGAAGAGCAGATCATGATTGATGAAGGCCAGAAAGTTGGTATTTCCATTCAAGGGGACTTAAATTATGCAGGAAAGCTGAAGGTAGACAATTTCCTAGATTTGGAAGATTTTGACATGGATGAAGAGACTCACCACAAGTTGTGCCCAG aaaaatTGCTGCTTCCAGGAGCGGTAGAAGAGATGGTCCATTTCTCTGCCTCATGCTATACTCCTTCTTTTGACCAGCATTCTCATCCTGAACCAAAGATTTGGCCAACGAAACAACCAATGTCCAGGCATTTGGAGGAGGTATCTGGAGATGAAGTTCAGCCATTCACACTTGATGAAGACTTTGACTATGATAATGTGATGCTCACTCCCAAGTTCTCCAGTGATGAGATGAAAACAGTTCTGAAAAAGTTGAGCAGACTGAACCCTAACATGCAGGCCTAA